The Callospermophilus lateralis isolate mCalLat2 chromosome 3, mCalLat2.hap1, whole genome shotgun sequence genome has a segment encoding these proteins:
- the Tfap2c gene encoding transcription factor AP-2 gamma codes for MLWKITDNVKYEEDCEDRHDASSNGNPRIPHLSSAGQHLYSSAPPLSHTGVAEYQPPPYFPPPYQQLAYSQSADPYSHLGEAYAAAINPLHQPAAAGSQQQAWPGRQSQEGAGLPSHHGRPASLLPHLSGLEGGAVGARRDAYRRSDLLLPHAHALDSAGLAENLGLHDMAHQMEEVQNVDDPHLLGPDQTVIRKGPISMTKNPLGLPCQKELVGAVMNPSEVFCSVPGRLSLLSSTSKYKVTVAEVQRRLSPPECLNASLLGGVLRRAKSKNGGRSLREKLDKIGLNLPAGRRKAAHVTLLTSLVEGEAVHLARDFAYVCEAEFPSKPVAEYLTRPHLGGRNEMATRKNTLLAAQQVCKEFTDLLNQDRTPNGNNRPSLVLETNIQNCLSHFSLITHGFGSQAICAAVSAVQNYIKEALIVIDKSYMNPGDQSPADSNKTLEKMEKHRK; via the exons ATGTTGTGGAAAATAACCGATAATGTCAAGTACGAAGAGGACTGCGAG GATCGCCACGATGCGAGTAGCAACGGGAACCCGCGCATCCCCCACCTCTCCTCGGCCGGGCAGCATCTTTACAGCTCCGCACCGCCGCTGTCCCACACTGGAGTCGCCGAATACCAGCCGCCACCCTACTTTCCACCGCCCTACCAGCAGCTGGCTTACTCTCAGTCGGCAGATCCCTACTCGCATCTGGGCGAAGCCTACGCGGCGGCCATCAACCCCCTGCACCAGCCTGCGGCCGCCGGCAGCCAGCAGCAGGCCTGGCCCGGCCGCCAGAGCCAGGAGGGCGCCGGCCTGCCTTCGCACCACGGGCGCCCGGCCAGCCTGCTCCCCCACCTCTCCGGGCTGGAGGGAGGCGCCGTGGGCGCCCGCAGGGATGCCTACCGCCGCTCGGACCTGCTGCTGCCCCACGCGCACGCCTTGGACTCCGCGGGGCTGGCGGAGAACCTGGGGCTCCACGACATGGCTCACCAGATGGAAGAGGTGCAG AACGTTGACGACCCACACTTGCTTGGGCCCGATCAGACTGTAATCCGCAAAG GTCCCATTTCCATGACTAAGAACCCCCTAGGTCTCCCCTGTCAGAAGGAGCTGGTGGGAGCCGTGATGAATCCCAGTGAAGTCTTCTGCTCGGTTCCAGGAAGACTGTCCCTCCTCAGCTCCACGTCCAAATACAAAGTGACGGTGGCTGAAGTGCAGAGGCGATTGTCACCGCCTGAATGTTTAAATGCCTCACTGCTGGGAGGTGTTCTCAGAAG AGCCAAGTCCAAAAATGGAGGCCGATCTTTGCGGGAGAAGTTGGACAAGATTGGGCTGAATCTTCCGGCTGGGAGACGGAAAGCTGCTCACGTGACCCTCTTGACATCCTTGGTGGAAG GCGAAGCTGTTCACTTGGCCCGGGACTTTGCCTACGTCTGTGAAGCGGAGTTTCCTAGTAAGCCAGTGGCCGAATATTTAACCAGGCCTCACCTAGGAGGGCGGAATGAGATGGCAACGAGGAAGAATACGCTGCTGGCAGCTCA GCAAGTGTGTAAAGAATTCACGGACCTCCTCAATCAAGACCGAACACCCAATGGCAACAACAGGCCCTCCCTGGTCTTGGAAACAAACATACAGAACTGCTTGTCTCATTTCAGCCTGATTACCCACGGGTTTGGCAGCCAGGCCATCTGCGCCGCTGTGTCTGCGGTGCAGAACTACATCAAAGAAGCCCTGATTGTCATAGACAAATCCTATATGAACCCCGGAGACCAGAGTCCCGCAGATTCTAATAAGACCCTGGAGAAAATGGAGAAGCACAGGAAGTAA